DNA from Parageobacillus thermoglucosidasius:
AGATTTTTGTTGTAGGAACGAAGTAGGGGATCACCTGGCAACGATTTGCAAAGCCGACTACTATTACGGGGCGTTGCTTTCTGCATTGGTCAACGGGGGACTCGTGCCGGCATTGTTTGAAAAAGAAAACGACAACCGGCAATATACGAAGTCACGACGAATAAAGCGAGCTACATCATCTATACGAAGTACAATACCACTCCATCAGGCTCCAAGGATTTTACTTGGTCCTTTCCATTTAGCGACAATGAGCTTGACGAAATTGTCAAGATTCATCACGAAAACAACAAGGAAAAAGAATTTATCTTTGCCTTTATTTGCGGGCAAAAGCAATTAAGTGACTACAATCAAGTCATTGCCATCGTCTATTGGGATGAATTTCTCGAATGCGTGGATATCGAAAAAGAACAGATTCGCGGAACAGCGCGGCTGTCAGTGAAAGCGGTCAAAGGCTCCCCATGGCTGCGCCTCTACGGCAGCAAGCGAGCTGATATGTTGGATGGGAAAGATAACACGATCAAAATTGAACGAAATCGCCTAGGTAATCTGTAAAGTGGTATGGGGGATGTGAAAAGGGAGGGGGGAGAGTAGATGAATGCGGGATTTTTCTATACATTGCTTCTTTTATTCTTGCTTGCCTTATTGGCAAGATGGATCAAGTCGAAAGAAGCGAAATGGATTGGATCGTATGGAGAATATAAAGTCCGAAAAACAATCAAAAAGATAGAAGCAACATCATCTGGAAAATACAAAGCTTTCCATAACTTGTATATTCCTAAAGAAGATGGCTCCACATCGCAAATCGATCATATTATTCTTTCCGATCAAGGCCTGTTTGTCATTGAAACGAAAAATTATAGCGGCTGGATTTTCGGAGAGGAAACATCGAAATATTGGACACAAGTCATTTATAAACGAAAAGAAAAATTTCTTAATC
Protein-coding regions in this window:
- a CDS encoding nuclease-related domain-containing protein; this encodes MNAGFFYTLLLLFLLALLARWIKSKEAKWIGSYGEYKVRKTIKKIEATSSGKYKAFHNLYIPKEDGSTSQIDHIILSDQGLFVIETKNYSGWIFGEETSKYWTQVIYKRKEKFLNPILQNKGHIKALRNWLGEEFAHIPIHSVVVFLPRTKFKSHAHFTQAYVVYPKQLKQVLGQHETKSIGKQNNV